From a single Fusobacterium pseudoperiodonticum genomic region:
- the mltG gene encoding endolytic transglycosylase MltG — MKKLLAIVSIVIIILAGTTAYQLSKKDKYNLVLEIDKDKPLKESLSALPVSNNPFFKLYLKFRNSGRNIKAGSYELRGKYNIVELISMLESGKSKVFKFTIIEGSTVKNVIDKLVANGKGTRENYMKAFKEMDFPYPTPDGNFEGYLYPETYFIPESYDEKAVLNIFLKEFLKRFPVEKYTDKEEFYQKLIMASILEREAALDSEKPLMASVFYNRIAKNMTLSADSTVNFVFNYEKKRIYYKDLEVQSPYNTYRNKGLPPGPICNPTVSSVDAAYNPADTEFLFFVTKGGGAHFFSKTYKEHLDFQKNNK; from the coding sequence ATGAAAAAATTACTAGCTATAGTATCAATAGTAATTATAATTTTAGCAGGAACAACTGCTTACCAACTTAGCAAAAAAGATAAATATAATTTAGTTTTAGAAATAGATAAGGATAAGCCTCTAAAAGAATCTTTATCAGCTTTACCTGTGTCTAATAATCCTTTTTTTAAGCTATATTTAAAGTTTAGAAACAGTGGTAGAAATATAAAGGCAGGTAGCTATGAATTAAGAGGAAAATACAATATAGTAGAACTTATATCTATGCTTGAAAGTGGTAAATCTAAGGTATTTAAATTTACCATTATAGAAGGAAGTACAGTTAAAAATGTTATAGATAAATTAGTTGCTAATGGAAAGGGAACTAGAGAAAACTATATGAAGGCATTTAAAGAAATGGACTTCCCTTATCCAACTCCTGATGGAAATTTTGAAGGATATTTATATCCTGAAACATATTTTATACCGGAATCTTATGATGAAAAAGCAGTATTGAATATATTTTTAAAGGAATTTTTAAAGAGATTCCCTGTGGAAAAATATACTGATAAAGAAGAATTTTATCAAAAATTGATAATGGCATCTATACTTGAAAGAGAAGCAGCCTTAGATAGTGAAAAACCTTTAATGGCTTCAGTTTTCTATAATAGAATAGCTAAAAATATGACTTTATCAGCAGACTCAACTGTAAACTTTGTATTTAATTATGAAAAGAAAAGAATATATTATAAAGATTTAGAAGTGCAATCTCCATATAACACATATAGAAATAAAGGCTTACCACCTGGACCTATCTGTAACCCAACTGTAAGCTCAGTAGATGCAGCCTATAATCCAGCTGATACTGAATTCTTATTCTTTGTTACAAAAGGTGGAGGAGCACATTTCTTTAGTAAAACTTATAAAGAACACTTAGATTTTCAAAAAAATAATAAATAA
- a CDS encoding DEAD/DEAH box helicase → MEQLEKLKEFKELGLGEKVLKVLSKKGYESPTPIQRLTIPALLKNDKDIIGQAQTGTGKTAAFSLPIIENFETSDHHIQAIVLTPTRELALQVAEEMNSLSTSKKMKVIPVYGGQSIDIQRKLIKTGVDVVVGTPGRVIDLIERKLLKLNSLKYFVLDEADEMLNMGFIEDIEKILTFTNDDKRMLFFSATMPPEIMKIAKTHMKEYEVLAVKSRELTTDLTEQIYFEVNERDKFEALCRIIDLTKEFYGIIFCRTKTDVNEIVGRLNDRGYDAEGLHGDIGQNYREVTLKRFKTKKINILVATDVAARGIDINDLSHVINYAVPQEVESYVHRIGRTGRAGKEGTAITFITPQEYRRLLQIQKAVKKEIRKESLPDVKDVIQAKKFRIIDDIGQILIDNDYDKFKKLAKDLLKMEEAENIVASLLKLTYSDVLDESNYNEISPVKMEDTGKTRLFIAMGRKDGMTPKKLVDFIVKKAKVKQAYIKNAEVYDAFSFVSVPFKEAEIIVEAFAEIRKGKKPLIEKAKSKK, encoded by the coding sequence ATGGAACAATTAGAAAAATTAAAAGAATTTAAGGAATTAGGGCTTGGTGAAAAGGTATTAAAGGTATTATCAAAAAAGGGATATGAATCTCCTACACCTATACAAAGATTAACAATACCAGCACTGTTAAAAAATGATAAAGATATAATAGGACAAGCACAGACTGGAACAGGAAAAACTGCTGCTTTTTCTTTACCTATAATAGAAAACTTTGAAACTTCAGATCATCATATACAAGCAATAGTTTTAACTCCAACAAGAGAATTAGCTTTACAAGTAGCTGAGGAAATGAATAGTTTAAGTACAAGTAAAAAAATGAAGGTAATCCCTGTCTATGGTGGTCAATCTATAGATATACAAAGAAAACTTATAAAAACTGGAGTAGATGTTGTTGTTGGAACTCCAGGAAGAGTTATCGATTTAATTGAAAGAAAGTTATTAAAGCTAAACTCATTAAAGTATTTCGTTTTAGATGAAGCAGATGAAATGCTTAATATGGGATTTATTGAAGATATTGAAAAGATCTTAACATTTACAAATGATGATAAGAGAATGCTATTCTTCTCAGCAACTATGCCACCAGAAATAATGAAAATTGCAAAAACTCATATGAAAGAATATGAAGTGTTAGCAGTAAAGAGTAGAGAATTAACAACAGACTTAACAGAACAAATATATTTTGAAGTTAATGAAAGAGACAAATTTGAAGCTCTATGTAGAATAATAGACTTAACAAAGGAATTCTATGGAATAATTTTCTGTAGAACTAAAACAGATGTAAATGAAATAGTAGGAAGATTAAATGACAGAGGTTATGATGCTGAAGGTCTACATGGAGATATAGGACAAAACTACAGAGAAGTAACTTTAAAAAGATTTAAAACTAAGAAAATAAATATTCTTGTTGCAACTGACGTTGCTGCTAGAGGAATAGATATAAACGATTTAAGCCATGTTATAAACTATGCTGTACCTCAAGAAGTTGAAAGTTATGTTCATAGAATAGGAAGAACAGGTCGTGCTGGAAAAGAAGGTACTGCTATAACTTTTATTACTCCTCAAGAATATAGAAGACTTTTACAAATACAAAAGGCAGTAAAAAAAGAAATTAGGAAAGAAAGTTTACCTGATGTAAAAGATGTTATTCAAGCTAAAAAGTTTAGAATAATAGATGATATAGGGCAAATTTTAATAGATAATGACTATGATAAATTTAAAAAGTTAGCTAAAGATTTATTAAAGATGGAAGAAGCAGAGAATATAGTTGCCTCTTTATTAAAATTAACATATAGTGATGTTTTAGATGAAAGTAATTACAATGAGATATCTCCAGTTAAAATGGAAGATACAGGTAAAACAAGACTTTTCATTGCTATGGGTAGAAAAGATGGAATGACACCAAAAAAATTAGTTGATTTCATAGTTAAGAAAGCTAAGGTAAAACAAGCATATATAAAAAATGCAGAAGTTTATGATGCCTTTTCTTTCGTTTCAGTTCCATTCAAAGAAGCTGAAATAATAGTTGAAGCCTTTGCCGAAATTAGGAAGGGTAAAAAACCATTGATAGAAAAAGCAAAATCTAAGAAATAA
- a CDS encoding autotransporter-associated N-terminal domain-containing protein yields MNRNLQKIEKDLRSIAKRYKSVKYSIGLVILFLMMGLNAFSEEVNTDQNVSNSVGTITTREGIRDSVEGLQGKIKDAKAQNTKSIESLRLELIQLMEQGGQVIKSPWASWQFGINYMYNNWSGTYKGSGDKPPKYFYNSIYRRGNWEERNAIDTIAGKSVDGNPITPGNENTNTWQTATTPTGVAKLKRDTSIDASTIGKREWGLVELRKIREPLNEVEIFANVSPKEVKKDKLDIPVSVTPPATLSAPVVKPNVNKPTEAPKVDLPTQPNLEIAQAPAINNDPEIKVLTVNKVGAITIDIPIVKPVDFILSAAELSTDASGRKFLNKPYSLNGQTIAVTQTYAPHPGDKKTGNYISTWGYVKNLGAIDTIVNVDVEDTRAFMVDEGIDVKNTKYDPFKYTGTINLNKSKNVGIDVQGTHTSYSSGAQVNLDSDITSGDTSYSKGTTYTNINTVANITVTNAGKIIGNGGTGIENQVAFGFNNFDASSNNTRTEMINEGTITLNAIKSVGIQLRPEDPNASGSRNDLGLNMMTGENKGDDATITLNGAGSFGILTVKNKKSNGTLAARKTYSNYGVTTSEGGQIASRAQEDYKSLVKNTGKIKIESDNSIGVGILNSIQSVEVGGTIDIGKGTLGTYGDITGGVSGKVDGAVGVYTEEATRPVKGRVYTYTTDANGVTTETMTKGGKDDHGLENTIAIETGETYTDSTGATKNKYRGQQVGTDTVEVSGTINLENNSTKSFGLRNSKTGSITLLGGGKVEVKGEKNFGALSNASAGKIDINHGAEIKGTGKESIGYAMLDGVGTNAGTIDVTGNNTPTPGATTYEGSLGFYGEKGTFNNVGTIKTKGNLAHAVVVKNPGMTFNHYGTIEVDSHAGTATDPGIPGNIGVFSDGDATVNFKDNSNVFVGKNSIGIYSEDKTKFNSTFKNHGTLNIKIGENSTFAYLNGNATTSLEKFFVKNADGKDVTVNIKEEMGENSSLVYADGGAKALLDGNYTITKGNVNPSTMALLAANASNVTVDSGKTLTTNTQVALAAVSGSTAENKGTIVSNRSDKGIGIYAKEAGSKGINKGTITMEEINAIGMYGKDVASLESSTGSNIKVKKTGSVGMYGVVSASATVPPFTVTNAGTIELEEGGSAGIYLVNDSKATDKIANLSASNTGTIKLKSGEGSIGIYAPKVTISDVRTITMENVVEKSIAAYISDGGKITNASTANINLGTSGKNIAYYVKNAGTSIGGANVGTVKGYGVGVYLEGTKANPTATPAVPASQATLGANAPELKFNNGTTDGNGIIGLYLKGDTDISAYTKTITVGNTVGTNSAIGIYSDAQGVSGTPYVIKANIKTGTKAVGIFSAPDKTAPVVANKSYIKYLGSQMDLGEGSTGFYVNGKTELDTTTTTTPTTTINLDGGLVAYVTKNSEFVGGNSKVNLSNPGIGVYGERGAKVDVGSWTFNNNGNAAEEIRLKEGIAKVTTPKSLKPKMVLTHVINGETYLTSTVTAVADAGHTQEENIGLMAQGIKNTKVGITWDKGTDYEIINEGTIDFTDSNKSTAIYAESARVKNDGTIKLGESSTGIYGIYRDDSPKFEDAGGTKYPNKLEIDTTANSKISLKNGSTGMYLVNAQRLDTAAGGTIQSVAGETNNVGIYAINGSVDVPTTGTPAEIAEANAYNNKNTNFKSLTMTNNSNITLGNGSVGIYTRGQSDTVRNTVTNDGNITVGDTLTGAPAVGIYAENTNLTQGNTGTPDITVGEKGIALYGKNSTITAKGTVNYSNKGILGYFENSIFTSHYGDLTAHQNTMLFLKNSTANMNGAGNDIDITVPDKAATSDSFAGVYVEGTSTLNGVKKITVGENSNGIFMKDATFTSNVTDIESTKEGAKGLLAVESDLTNNSKITLSGDSSIGIYSDASNAKTVTNNGKLTIAGKKTLGVFLKGSQTFINTADIDVADTTSSVPAEKTVGIYTKDGTSTIKHNSGTIDVGTKSIGIFSATNSGVEVDTPAKINVKDEAIGIYKEKGTALLKGEIDVAAHTSTTKNSEPVGLYGLNGANITDSASKITVGAKSFGFILENETTATTNQYTSTGAGTVSLGDDSVFLYSNGQASLTNGRDISSNSKRLIGFYIKGNGTNRGDLTNNVTIDFSNSLGSIGIYAPGGKATNNGRILVGDTDSIDPATGKTYTDVSKIIYGIGMAADNGGHIINNNEIRIYGDKSIGMYGKGVGTTVENNGTIFLDGSRATATNKIQSMIGVYVDEGAKFINYGDIRTADAYAGKDVGGTIKVNDNVSGLVGVAVMNGSTLENHGNIDIDANESYGVVIRGKSPTQPAVIKNYGNFRINVRGRGTYGVSYKDISAADLAALEAIVNSKLKSDATGQELVAAAGTDKSYEGVSITIQNGKPVFTRNGVPVSDSEVEKIEKIIGNATSNLGMSDVGFYIDTLGRTKPIDINGATPPINSQLIVGTEYSELTNKKEWFVKDDVIAPFLQQIQGRNFKLTSIAGSLTWMATPVLDNYGQIKGVAMTKLPYTAFVEKSHNAWNFADGLEQRYGMNALDSREKRVFNLLNSIGNNEEILLTQAYDEMMGHQYANVQQRIYETGNILNREFSYLRNAWSNPTKDANKVKVFGTNGEYKTDTAGIIDYKYNAQGVAYVHEDESVKLGETVGWYAGLVHNRYKFEDIGRSKEEMLQGKVGMFKSVPFDDNNSLNWTISGDVFVGYNKMHRRFLVVNEIFNAKSRYYSYGLGVKNELSKEFRLSEGFALKPYGALRLEYGRMSKIRERSGEVKLEVKSNDYISIKPEIGAELSYRAFFGPKSLKAAVTVAYENELGVLANPKNKARVAGTSADWFNIRGEKEDRRGNVKTDLNIGVDNQRIGVTANVGYDTKGSNIRGGLGLRVIF; encoded by the coding sequence TTGAACAGGAATTTGCAGAAAATTGAAAAAGATTTACGTTCTATTGCAAAGAGATATAAAAGTGTTAAATATTCAATAGGCTTAGTAATTCTATTTTTAATGATGGGGTTAAATGCTTTTTCTGAAGAAGTAAATACAGATCAAAATGTAAGTAATTCTGTAGGAACAATAACGACAAGAGAAGGAATAAGAGATTCTGTAGAAGGTTTACAAGGAAAAATTAAGGATGCGAAAGCACAAAATACAAAATCTATAGAATCATTGAGGTTAGAACTAATTCAATTAATGGAACAAGGAGGACAAGTTATAAAATCTCCTTGGGCATCTTGGCAATTTGGAATAAATTATATGTATAATAACTGGAGTGGAACATATAAAGGAAGTGGAGATAAACCACCTAAATATTTTTACAACAGTATTTATAGAAGAGGAAATTGGGAAGAAAGAAATGCTATAGACACAATTGCAGGGAAAAGTGTCGATGGTAATCCTATAACTCCTGGAAATGAAAATACAAATACTTGGCAAACTGCAACTACACCAACAGGAGTGGCAAAATTAAAAAGAGATACTTCAATAGATGCATCAACAATTGGTAAGAGAGAATGGGGACTTGTTGAGCTTAGAAAGATAAGAGAACCACTTAATGAAGTAGAAATATTTGCAAATGTTTCACCAAAAGAAGTTAAAAAGGATAAGCTGGATATACCTGTTTCAGTTACACCTCCAGCTACTTTATCTGCACCAGTTGTAAAACCAAATGTAAATAAGCCAACTGAGGCACCAAAAGTGGATTTACCAACACAACCTAATTTAGAAATAGCACAAGCTCCTGCTATAAATAATGATCCAGAAATAAAAGTATTAACAGTAAATAAAGTTGGAGCTATAACTATAGATATACCTATAGTAAAACCAGTAGATTTTATATTGTCAGCAGCTGAATTAAGTACAGATGCTAGTGGGCGTAAATTTCTAAATAAACCATATAGTTTAAATGGACAAACTATAGCAGTTACTCAAACTTATGCTCCTCATCCAGGAGATAAAAAAACAGGAAACTATATATCAACTTGGGGTTATGTAAAAAACTTAGGTGCTATAGACACTATTGTGAATGTTGATGTTGAAGATACTCGTGCATTTATGGTTGATGAAGGAATTGATGTAAAAAATACAAAATATGACCCTTTTAAATACACAGGAACTATAAATTTGAATAAGTCTAAAAATGTTGGTATAGACGTTCAAGGAACTCACACTAGCTATAGTTCAGGAGCTCAGGTAAATCTTGATAGTGATATAACAAGTGGAGATACTAGTTATAGTAAAGGTACTACCTATACTAATATAAATACTGTTGCAAATATTACTGTAACTAATGCAGGAAAAATTATCGGAAATGGTGGAACTGGGATAGAAAATCAAGTAGCTTTTGGTTTCAATAACTTTGATGCTTCTTCTAACAATACTAGAACAGAAATGATTAATGAAGGAACAATAACATTAAATGCAATAAAAAGTGTGGGTATACAATTACGTCCTGAAGATCCTAATGCAAGTGGTAGTAGAAATGATCTAGGATTAAATATGATGACTGGGGAAAATAAAGGTGATGATGCAACTATTACATTAAATGGAGCTGGAAGTTTTGGAATATTAACAGTAAAAAATAAAAAATCTAATGGGACTTTAGCTGCACGTAAAACATATAGTAATTATGGAGTAACCACATCTGAAGGTGGACAAATAGCTAGTAGAGCTCAAGAAGACTACAAAAGTCTTGTTAAAAATACTGGAAAGATAAAAATAGAGAGTGATAATTCAATAGGAGTTGGAATTTTAAATTCAATACAATCTGTTGAAGTTGGTGGAACAATAGATATAGGTAAAGGAACTTTAGGAACTTATGGAGATATAACTGGAGGAGTTTCAGGGAAAGTAGATGGTGCTGTTGGAGTTTATACAGAAGAAGCAACTAGACCTGTAAAAGGTAGAGTGTATACTTATACTACTGATGCTAATGGGGTTACAACAGAAACTATGACAAAAGGTGGAAAAGATGACCATGGACTTGAAAATACTATCGCAATAGAAACTGGAGAAACTTATACAGATTCAACAGGAGCTACAAAAAATAAATATAGAGGGCAACAAGTAGGTACAGATACAGTTGAAGTAAGTGGAACAATAAATTTAGAAAATAATTCTACAAAGAGTTTCGGACTTAGAAATAGTAAGACTGGAAGTATAACTTTACTAGGAGGAGGAAAGGTTGAAGTTAAAGGTGAAAAGAACTTTGGAGCTCTTTCTAATGCGTCAGCAGGAAAAATTGATATAAATCATGGTGCAGAAATAAAAGGAACGGGGAAAGAATCTATAGGTTATGCAATGTTAGATGGAGTAGGTACAAATGCTGGAACAATAGATGTAACAGGTAATAACACTCCAACACCAGGTGCAACAACTTATGAAGGTAGTTTAGGTTTTTATGGAGAAAAAGGAACATTTAATAATGTTGGAACTATTAAAACAAAAGGTAATTTAGCTCATGCTGTTGTTGTTAAAAATCCAGGAATGACATTTAATCATTATGGAACAATAGAAGTAGATTCACATGCAGGAACTGCTACTGATCCAGGAATACCAGGAAATATCGGAGTATTTTCAGATGGAGATGCAACAGTAAACTTTAAAGATAATTCTAATGTTTTTGTAGGAAAAAATTCTATTGGAATATATTCAGAAGATAAAACTAAATTTAATAGTACTTTTAAAAATCATGGAACTTTAAATATAAAAATAGGTGAAAATTCAACTTTTGCATATTTAAATGGAAATGCAACAACATCATTAGAGAAATTTTTTGTAAAAAATGCTGATGGTAAAGATGTAACAGTAAATATAAAAGAAGAGATGGGAGAAAACTCTAGTTTAGTTTATGCAGATGGTGGAGCCAAAGCTCTATTAGATGGAAACTATACTATAACTAAAGGGAATGTAAATCCTTCTACTATGGCTTTGTTAGCTGCAAATGCTTCTAATGTGACTGTTGATAGTGGAAAAACATTAACAACAAATACACAAGTTGCCTTAGCTGCCGTTAGTGGATCTACAGCTGAAAATAAAGGAACAATAGTTTCAAATAGATCAGACAAAGGTATAGGTATCTATGCAAAAGAGGCAGGAAGTAAAGGTATCAATAAAGGTACTATCACTATGGAAGAAATAAATGCTATAGGAATGTATGGAAAGGATGTTGCTAGCCTTGAATCTTCTACAGGTTCTAACATTAAAGTGAAAAAAACAGGTTCAGTAGGGATGTATGGAGTAGTATCAGCATCAGCTACAGTACCTCCATTCACTGTTACAAATGCAGGAACTATAGAATTGGAGGAAGGTGGCTCAGCAGGAATTTATCTAGTTAATGATTCAAAAGCTACAGATAAAATAGCCAATTTATCAGCATCAAATACAGGAACAATAAAGCTAAAATCTGGAGAAGGATCAATAGGAATCTATGCTCCAAAGGTTACAATTTCTGATGTTAGAACAATAACAATGGAGAATGTTGTTGAAAAATCTATAGCAGCATATATTTCTGATGGTGGAAAAATAACTAATGCTAGTACAGCTAATATTAATTTAGGAACATCTGGAAAAAATATTGCTTATTATGTAAAAAATGCAGGAACTTCTATAGGGGGTGCTAATGTTGGAACAGTTAAGGGTTATGGAGTTGGAGTATACTTAGAAGGAACAAAAGCAAACCCAACTGCGACACCAGCAGTGCCAGCAAGCCAAGCTACTCTAGGAGCTAATGCACCTGAATTAAAATTTAACAATGGTACAACAGATGGAAATGGAATTATAGGTCTATATTTAAAAGGAGATACAGATATATCTGCTTATACTAAAACAATAACAGTAGGTAATACAGTAGGTACTAATTCTGCAATAGGAATCTATAGTGATGCTCAAGGAGTTAGTGGGACACCATATGTTATTAAAGCAAATATAAAAACTGGTACAAAAGCAGTAGGTATTTTCAGTGCTCCAGATAAAACAGCACCAGTAGTTGCTAACAAGAGTTATATAAAATATTTAGGATCTCAAATGGATCTTGGAGAAGGTTCAACAGGATTCTATGTAAATGGAAAAACTGAATTAGATACAACAACTACAACAACTCCAACAACAACTATTAACCTAGATGGTGGATTAGTTGCTTATGTTACTAAAAATTCTGAATTTGTAGGTGGAAATAGTAAAGTTAATCTATCAAATCCAGGTATTGGAGTTTATGGTGAAAGAGGAGCTAAAGTTGATGTAGGAAGTTGGACATTTAATAACAATGGTAATGCTGCTGAAGAAATTAGACTTAAAGAAGGTATAGCTAAAGTAACAACACCAAAAAGCTTAAAACCTAAGATGGTATTAACTCATGTAATTAATGGAGAAACATATTTAACTAGTACAGTAACAGCTGTAGCAGATGCAGGTCATACACAAGAAGAAAATATAGGTCTTATGGCTCAAGGAATAAAAAATACAAAAGTTGGAATTACCTGGGATAAGGGTACTGACTATGAAATAATAAATGAAGGAACTATAGATTTTACAGATTCTAATAAGTCAACAGCTATCTATGCTGAATCAGCTAGAGTTAAAAATGATGGAACTATAAAATTAGGAGAATCATCAACAGGAATCTATGGAATATATAGAGATGACAGTCCTAAATTTGAAGATGCTGGAGGTACTAAATATCCTAATAAATTAGAAATAGATACAACAGCAAATTCTAAGATAAGTTTGAAAAATGGTTCAACAGGAATGTATTTAGTAAATGCTCAAAGATTAGACACTGCAGCAGGAGGAACTATTCAATCTGTTGCAGGAGAAACTAATAATGTTGGTATCTATGCAATAAATGGTTCAGTTGATGTTCCTACTACAGGAACTCCAGCAGAAATAGCTGAAGCTAATGCATATAATAATAAAAATACTAACTTTAAATCATTAACTATGACTAATAATTCAAATATTACTTTAGGTAATGGTTCAGTTGGAATTTATACTAGAGGACAATCTGATACAGTTAGAAATACTGTAACAAATGATGGAAATATTACAGTAGGTGATACTTTAACAGGAGCACCAGCAGTTGGTATCTATGCAGAAAATACTAATTTAACTCAAGGAAATACTGGAACACCTGATATTACAGTAGGAGAAAAAGGTATAGCTTTATATGGAAAAAATAGTACAATAACAGCAAAGGGTACAGTTAACTATAGTAATAAAGGTATTTTAGGATATTTTGAAAACAGTATTTTTACATCTCATTATGGAGATTTAACTGCTCATCAAAATACTATGTTATTCTTGAAAAACAGTACTGCAAATATGAATGGAGCAGGGAATGATATAGATATAACTGTTCCTGATAAGGCTGCAACAAGCGATTCATTTGCAGGAGTATATGTTGAAGGGACATCTACATTAAATGGAGTTAAAAAGATAACAGTAGGAGAAAACTCTAACGGTATTTTCATGAAGGATGCTACTTTCACTTCAAATGTAACTGATATAGAAAGTACAAAAGAAGGTGCTAAAGGATTATTAGCAGTAGAATCTGATTTAACTAATAACAGTAAAATTACTTTAAGTGGAGATAGTTCAATAGGAATATACTCAGATGCAAGTAATGCTAAAACTGTTACTAATAACGGAAAATTAACTATAGCTGGTAAAAAGACTTTAGGAGTATTCTTAAAAGGAAGTCAAACATTTATAAATACAGCTGATATAGATGTAGCTGATACAACATCTTCTGTTCCAGCAGAAAAAACAGTTGGAATCTATACTAAAGATGGAACATCAACTATAAAACATAACTCTGGTACAATAGATGTTGGAACAAAATCTATTGGTATCTTCTCAGCAACAAATTCAGGTGTTGAAGTAGATACTCCAGCTAAGATTAATGTAAAAGATGAAGCAATAGGAATCTATAAAGAAAAAGGAACAGCTCTTCTAAAAGGAGAAATTGATGTAGCTGCTCACACAAGTACAACTAAAAACAGTGAACCTGTTGGGCTTTATGGATTAAATGGAGCTAATATAACTGACAGTGCTTCTAAAATAACAGTTGGGGCTAAATCATTTGGATTTATCCTTGAAAATGAAACTACTGCAACTACAAACCAATATACAAGTACAGGTGCAGGAACAGTTAGTCTAGGAGATGACAGTGTATTCCTATATTCTAATGGACAAGCTAGTCTTACAAATGGAAGAGATATTTCTTCTAACTCTAAACGTTTAATAGGTTTCTATATTAAAGGAAATGGAACTAATAGAGGAGATCTAACAAACAATGTAACTATAGATTTCTCTAACTCTCTAGGAAGTATAGGAATATATGCACCAGGAGGAAAAGCAACAAATAATGGAAGAATTCTAGTAGGAGATACTGACTCTATAGATCCAGCAACTGGAAAAACATATACAGATGTTTCAAAAATTATTTATGGAATAGGAATGGCTGCAGATAATGGTGGTCACATCATAAATAATAATGAAATAAGAATATATGGTGACAAGTCTATAGGTATGTATGGAAAAGGTGTAGGAACTACAGTTGAAAATAATGGTACAATATTCTTAGATGGAAGCAGAGCAACAGCTACAAATAAAATCCAAAGTATGATAGGAGTATATGTTGACGAAGGTGCTAAGTTTATAAACTATGGAGATATAAGAACTGCAGATGCTTATGCTGGAAAAGATGTTGGTGGAACTATAAAAGTTAATGATAATGTTTCAGGACTTGTTGGAGTTGCTGTAATGAATGGTTCAACTTTAGAAAACCATGGTAACATCGATATAGATGCTAATGAAAGTTATGGAGTTGTAATCAGAGGTAAGAGTCCAACTCAACCAGCAGTTATTAAAAACTATGGAAACTTTAGAATAAATGTAAGAGGTAGAGGAACTTATGGTGTTAGCTATAAAGATATAAGTGCAGCAGATCTTGCAGCTTTAGAAGCTATAGTTAACTCAAAATTAAAATCTGATGCAACTGGACAAGAATTAGTAGCAGCAGCTGGAACAGATAAGTCATATGAAGGAGTAAGTATAACTATCCAAAATGGAAAACCTGTATTTACTAGAAATGGAGTACCTGTTTCTGATAGTGAAGTAGAAAAAATTGAAAAAATTATAGGAAATGCAACTTCAAACTTAGGAATGTCTGATGTTGGATTCTATATAGATACATTGGGAAGAACTAAACCAATTGATATCAATGGAGCAACACCTCCTATAAACAGTCAATTAATAGTGGGAACTGAATATTCAGAACTTACAAATAAGAAAGAATGGTTTGTAAAAGATGATGTAATAGCTCCTTTCTTACAACAAATTCAAGGAAGAAACTTTAAGTTAACATCTATAGCAGGTTCATTAACTTGGATGGCAACACCTGTTTTGGATAACTATGGTCAAATCAAAGGTGTGGCTATGACTAAACTTCCTTATACAGCATTTGTAGAAAAATCACATAATGCTTGGAACTTTGCAGATGGATTAGAACAAAGATATGGAATGAATGCTCTTGATTCTAGAGAAAAACGTGTATTCAATTTATTAAATAGTATTGGAAACAATGAAGAAATTCTATTAACACAAGCATATGATGAAATGATGGGACACCAATATGCTAATGTACAACAAAGAATTTATGAAACTGGAAATATCTTAAACAGAGAATTCTCTTATTTAAGAAATGCATGGTCTAATCCAACAAAAGATGCTAATAAAGTTAAAGTTTTCGGAACAAATGGAGAATATAAAACTGATACTGCTGGTATTATAGATTACAAATATAATGCTCAAGGAGTTGCATATGTTCATGAAGATGAAAGTGTAAAACTTGGAGAAACAGTAGGTTGGTATGCAGGTTTAGTTCATAACAGATATAAATTCGAAGATATAGGAAGATCAAAAGAAGAAATGTTACAAGGAAAAGTTGGAATGTTTAAATCAGTTCCATTTGATGATAACAATAGCTTAAATTGGACAATATCTGGAGATGTATTTGTAGGATATAACAAAATGCATAGAAGATTCTTAGTTGTTAATGAAATATTTAATGCTAAATCTAGATACTATTCTTATGGACTTGGTGTAAAAAATGAATTAAGTAAAGAATTTAGATTATCAGAAGGATTCGCATTAAAACCTTATGGAGCATTAAGATTAGAATATGGAAGAATGTCTAAGATAAGAGAAAGATCAGGAGAGGTAAAACTAGAAGTTAAATCAAATGATTATATTTCTATAAAACCTGAAATTGGAGCAGAATTATCTTATAGAGCTTTCTTTGGACCTAAGTCATTAAAAGCAGCAGTAACTGTGGCTTATGAAAATGAATTAGGAGTATTAGCAAATCCTAAAAATAAAGCTAGAGTAGCAGGAACATCAGCAGATTGGTTCAATATCAGAGGTGAAAAAGAAGATAGAAGAGGAAATGTTAAAACAGATCTTAATATCGGTGTAGATAACCAAAGAATTGGAGTAACAGCTAATGTTGGTTACGATACAAAAGGAAGCAATATTAGAGGTGGACTTGGACTTAGAGTTATATTCTAA